One part of the Chrysemys picta bellii isolate R12L10 chromosome 14, ASM1138683v2, whole genome shotgun sequence genome encodes these proteins:
- the LOC101937621 gene encoding ferritin heavy chain A: MESQVRQNFHAECDAAVNRMVNLELYASYVYLSMSYYFDRDDVALRHVAQFLKEQSHEEREHAAKFLKYQNKRGGRIVLQDIKKPERDAWGNSLEALQCALELEKTLNQALLDLHKLAMEKNDPHLCDFLESEYLEEQVKAIKQLGDHLTNLKRLGVPQNGMGEYLFDKHTLGESS; the protein is encoded by the exons ATGGAGTCCCAGGTGCGCCAGAACTTCCATGCTGAATGTGATGCTGCTGTGAACCGCATGGTAAACCTGGAGCTGTATGCCAGCTATGTCTATTTGTCCATG TCCTACTACTTTGACCGTGATGACGTGGCCCTGAGGCACGTGGCCCAGTTTCTGAAGGAGCAATCCCATGAGGAGAGGGAGCATGCAGCAAAGTTCCTGAAATACCAGAACAAGCGAGGGGGACGCATTGTCCTGCAGGACATCAAG AAGCCAGAGCGGGATGCGTGGGGGAACAGCCTGGAGGCCCTGCAATgtgccctggagctggagaagaCTCTGAACCAGGCACTGCTGGACCTGCACAAGCTGGCTATGGAGAAGAATGATCCCCAT TTATGTGACTTCCTAGAGTCTGAGTATCTGGAGGAGCAGGTGAAGGCCATCAAGCAGCTGGGAGACCACCTCACCAACCTGAAGCGCCTGGGGGTGCCCCAGAACGGCATGGGAGAGTACCTGTTTGACAAGCATAccctgggggagagcagctgA
- the LOC101937908 gene encoding ferritin heavy chain A-like yields the protein MESQVRQNFHADCEAAVNRMVNMELYASYVYLSMSYYFDRDDVALRHVAKFLKEQSHEEREHAEKFLTYQNKRGGQVILQDIQKPERDEWGNSLEALQCALQLEKTLNQALLDLHKLATEKNDPHLYDFLESEYLEEQVKTIKQLGDHVTNLKRLGVPQNGMGEYLFDKLTLGESS from the exons ATGGAGTCCCAGGTGCGCCAAAACTTCCATGCTGACTGTGAGGCTGCTGTGAACCGCATGGTGAATATGGAGCTGTATGCCAGCTATGTCTACCTGTCTATG TCCTACTACTTTGATCGTGATGATGTAGCCCTCAGACATGTAGCAAAATTCCTCAAGGAGCAGTCCCATGAGGAGAGGGAGCATGCAGAGAAGTTCCTGACCTACCAGAACAAGCGAGGGGGACAAGTTATCTTGCAGGATATCCAG AAACCAGAACGGGATGAGTGGGGGAACAGCCTGGAGGCCCTGCAATGTGCCCTGCAGCTGGAGAAGACTCTGAACCAGGCCCTGCTGGACCTGCACAAGCTGGCTACGGAGAAGAATGACCCCCAT CTCTATGACTTCCTGGAGTCTGAGTACCTTGAGGAGCAGGTGAAGACCATCAAGCAGCTGGGAGACCATGTCACCAACCTGAAGCGCCTGGGAGTGCCCCAGAATGGCATGGGAGAGTACCTGTTTGACAAGCTCAccctgggggagagcagctgA
- the LOC101938449 gene encoding ferritin heavy chain A-like: protein MSSSVMESQLCQNFHRECMAAINRMVNLELYASYVYLSMSYYFDRDDVALRHVAQFQREQSRKEREHAEKFLKYQNRRGGRIILQDIKKPERDEWGNSLEALQCALQLEKMLNQALLDLHKLATEQNDPHLCDFLKSDYLEEQVRAIKQLGDYLTNLKRLEVPQNGMGEYLFDMHTLRESC from the exons ATGAGTAGTAGTGTAATGGAGTCTCAGTTGTGTCAAAACTTTCATCGTGAATGCATGGCTGCCATCAATCGGATGGTGAACTTGGAACTGTATGCTAGCTATGTATATCTCTCTATG tcCTATTACTTTGACCGTGATGATGTGGCTCTGAGGCACGTGGCCCAGTTCCAGAGGGAGCAGTCCCGCAAGGAAAGGGAACACGCAGAGAAGTTCCTGAAATACCAGAACAGACGAGGAGGACGTATTATCCTGCAGGACATAAAG AAGCCTGAGCGGGATGAGTGGGGGAACAGCCTGGAGGCCCTGCAATGCGCCCTGCAGCTGGAGAAGATGCTGAACCAGGCCCTGCTGGACCTGCACAAGCTGGCTACAGAGCAGAATGACCCCCAT CTATGTGACTTTCTGAAGTCTGACTACCTGGAGGAGCAGGTGAGGGCTATCAAGCAGCTGGGAGACTATCTCACCAACCTGAAGCGCCTAGAAGTGCCCCAGAATGGCATGGGAGAGTACCTGTTTGACATGCACACCCTGCGGGAGAGCTGCTGA